The genomic interval ACATGCACGGGGTAAGGTTGTGGTACTGGTACTTTGACTTCATGGGGTACAGGGACTGCCACCGGGTGGGGCACAGCTATTTGGATGTGGCGAGTTACTTCTACAGGAATGCGACGGACGACGTTCTGTACAACGGATTGCAGTTCATATCTCGAAGTCGCTGCACCAGGTTGACCAACGGAAACATAAGATCCAATTACTCTAGGACCTCCAATGCCAGCACCACCCAATCCACCTGCTCCTAAGCCAGCACCCCCAAGGCCATCTCCAGCAAGAGCGGCACCTCCGATAGCAGCACCGTCGATTCCAGCACCTCCTATACCTGCATCTCCGATAGCTGCACCTTCGATTCCGGTACCTCCAACAGCTGCACCTACGATTCCAGCCCCTCCGATCGCTGCACCTTCAAGAGCTCCTCCAATAGCACCTTCAAGACCTGCGCCGTCATAGCCACCAATATCTGCCCCACCGTAACCGCTGCTGTAGCCTGATCCACCGCTGTAACCTGCTCCACCGCTGTAATCTGCTGCAGCGCTGTAACCTGCCCCGCTGCTGTAACCTGCCCCACTGCTGTAACCTGGCCCACTAGCATGTGACGGGCTTTCTACTACCGGAGCACTTTCAATGGCTGAGCCATGTTCTTCATGCCCAATATGAGCCTCCAATGCTCCACCTGAAGGACCACTGATGTCTGCTATCGGTCCAGACCCAGCAGGTGGTCCATACAACGTGGAAGGTGGGCCGTAGTTGGCGGATGGTGCATTCAGTGCTGATGATACGTAGGAATCGTGACCACCGCTCAATAGTCCTGCACTCGCACTGTAGACCAGTGCTGTGAAGAGCACTGTCTTAATCTGAAACAATACAATTTGCTAAATGATGTAATTTGGAAAATAAACTGCAGTTAAAAAATATGCTCAATGATTTCATTTCAAATGCTCTAATCGGGTATTATATAATTCTACTTTTCTTTAGACGGAAAGACGCGCTTAAGATAttataactccgaaaaaaaattaaaatttcacaaaaatgaataactaagaagaaataaagtatttaaatatacaacatttttctgtctgtttgttatgaCTTCTACTGGGAAGAAGTTAAGTGGGATACTTTTTTTCAATACAGataggtcaaataaaaaattactaataatCATACTAATGAGTTCTTAAATCATTGcgtgtatttaattaataataaaaaagcctaCTACtacgaataaataattatttaaatcgtttgaCTTACAACAAACACCATGGCTATTAGCTAAACGCTTAAAGCCCGAAAAAAGGTTGTTGTTTTTTGTCCCGAGGTTTGGAGGTGTGTGATATGATAACGTAACCGAACCACATATTTATAGTTGTGATAGAGGTGGCTATTTCGTATACGCCcatgaatatattatttggacgGATGTCGCGCTGGGTCATATTATGATGCCTAGGCAATATgctaaattaattgttaaagcTTGAATATTTTTTGCGACAGTTAAGGTAGCTTTTCCTTTCTACTTATATtactaaaaccttttttttcatgtaatttttaattactgcTTCGCCCACGTGTACTGTCTACCCAGTACtcgaatattataaaagcaaacaaagattgctgcgtgaaaggagTAACAAACAAGCTAAGTTTTACATTTATAAGCGTAGTATTTTAAGACCGAAAGACCTAGAAAATGCCAACAACGTGATAT from Pararge aegeria chromosome 18, ilParAegt1.1, whole genome shotgun sequence carries:
- the LOC120631765 gene encoding fibroin heavy chain-like, with the translated sequence MVFVIKTVLFTALVYSASAGLLSGGHDSYVSSALNAPSANYGPPSTLYGPPAGSGPIADISGPSGGALEAHIGHEEHGSAIESAPVVESPSHASGPGYSSGAGYSSGAGYSAAADYSGGAGYSGGSGYSSGYGGADIGGYDGAGLEGGAGIDGAAIGGAALAGDGLGGAGLGAGGLGGAGIGGPRVIGSYVSVGQPGAATSRYELQSVVQNVVRRIPVEVTRHIQIAVPHPVAVPVPHEVKVPVPQPYPVHVDVVKHVPYPVYKTHHVEVDRPVPVEVVREVPFPVIKKVHIPVERPFEVIKKVHVPIEKHVEVPVPVWKPYPIHIIKHVTHYKKKSCCW